From Onychostoma macrolepis isolate SWU-2019 chromosome 19, ASM1243209v1, whole genome shotgun sequence, a single genomic window includes:
- the rad21b gene encoding LOW QUALITY PROTEIN: RAD21 cohesin complex component b (The sequence of the model RefSeq protein was modified relative to this genomic sequence to represent the inferred CDS: inserted 1 base in 1 codon) — protein MFYAHFVLSKRGPLAKIWLAAHWDKKLTKAHVFECNLESSVESIISPKVKMALRTSGHLLLGVVRIYHRKAKYLLADCNEAFIKIKMAFRPGVVDLPEENREAAYNAITLPEEFHDFDQPLPDLDDIDVAQQFTLNQSRVEEITMREEVGNLNLLQENDFADFGMDDREMMREEGAFEVDIIHGASASNLLLETESSSVQIADKSNHLEYDQYKDDFGDNPMESTEGGMLVDKLLSNEDGGGIFDDPPAIAEGVMMPQDHGGDDDDDFDNLSPAGGPDSPDSGPVEQLPTMTDQTEQTTLVHNEEEAFALEPIDITVKETKAKRKRKLIVDSVKELDSKTIRAQLSDYSDIVTTLDLAPPTKKLMMWKETGGVEKLFSLPAQPLWNSRLLKMFTRCLTPLVPDELRKRRKGGEADSLDEFXKDLENPEVPREEALSQQRDIIDQTILEEPSVLQASAMEGSRTTLDESVMPPPSGPRGQKRKAQDTEPALPMLEDDRSSIVSTQHVNMQQVDLPPPEEPTNISQFIPEFDLIGEKSKEKKDDDEEEEEEEGQSGDQDQEERRWNKRTQQMLHGLQRVIAKTGAESISLLELCRSNNKKQAAAKFYSFLVLKKQQAVELRQDEPYSDIIATPGPRFHII, from the exons ATGTTCTACGCCCACTTTGTCCTCAGCAAACGTGGGCCGCTGGCCAAAATCTGGTTGGCGGCCCACTGGGATAAGAAGCTGACCAAAGCACACGTGTTTGAGTGCAATCTGGAGAGCAGTGTAGAGAGCATCATCTCTCCAAAG GTAAAAATGGCTCTCCGTACATCTGGTCACTTACTCCTTGGCGTAGTGAGGATCTACCACAGAAAAGCCAAGTACCTGCTGGCAGACTGCAATGAGGCTTTTATTAAGATTAAAATGGCTTTTCGCCCAG GTGTGGTCGACCTGCCTGAGGAGAACCGTGAAGCTGCCTACAACGCCATCACATTACCCGAAGAATTTCACGACTTCGATCAGCCTCTTCCGGACCTGGA CGACATTGACGTTGCTCAACAGTTCACCCTGAATCAGTCGCGTGTGGAGGAGATCACAATGCGAGAAGAAGTAGGAAACCTCAATCTGCTACAGGAGAATGACTTTG CTGATTTCGGGATGGATGACAGAGAGATGATGCGAGAGGAAGGTGCATTTGAAGTGGACATCATCCATGGAGCGTCTGCGTCTAACCTGCTGCTGGAGACAGAGTCAAGTAGCGTACAGATTGCTGACAAGTCCAATCACCTAGAGTATGACCAATACAAAGATGACTTTGGAGACAACCCTATGGAGAGCACAGAGGGAGGCATGCTGG TGGACAAGCTGCTCAGTAACGAGGATGGAGGTGGTATTTTTGATGACCCTCCAGCCATCGCTGAGGGTGTGATGATGCCCCAAGACCACGGtggagatgatgatgatgattttgACAACCTTTCAC CCGCAGGAGGTCCAGACAGTCCTGATTCTGGTCCTGTGGAGCAGCTGCCCACCATGACAGACCAGACTGAACAAACCACCCTAGTCCATAATGAGGAGGAGGCTTTTGCTTTGGAGCCCATCGACATTACAG TGAAGGAAACCAAAGCAAAAAGAAAGAGGAAGCTGATTGTGGACAGTGTGAAGGAGCTGGACAGTAAGACCATCCGTGCCCAGCTGAGCGACTACTCTGACATTGTCACCACTCTGGATCTGGCTCCCCCTACCAAGAAGCTGATGATGTGGAAGGAAACAGGAGGAGTGGAGAAGCTCTTCTCTCTGCCAGCTCAGCCCCTCTGGAACAGCAGACTGCTCAAG ATGTTCACACGCTGCCTGACCCCTCTGGTGCCCGATGAACTGAGGAAGAGAAGAAAAGGTGGAGAAGCAGACAGCTTAGATGAGT TCAAAGACCTGGAGAACCCTGAGGTACCACGAGAAGAGGCCCTGTCTCAGCAACGAGACATCATTG ACCAGACCATCCTGGAGGAGCCCAGTGTTCTGCAGGCTTCAGCCATGGAGGGCAGTCGCACAACCCTTGATGAATCAGTCATGCCTCCTCCATCTGGACCCCGTGGACAAAAGCGCAAAGCTCAGGACACAGAGCCTGCCTTACCT ATGCTGGAGGATGATCGTTCCTCTATTGTGTCCACACAGCATGTGAACATGCAGCAGGTGGACCTTCCTCCACCTGAGGAACCAACCAACATCTCACAGTTTATCCCTGAATTCGACCTGATAGGAGAGAAGAGCAAAGAGAAGAAGGAtgatgatgaggaggaggag GAGGAGGAAGGTCAAAGCGGAGACCAGGATCAGGAGGAGAGAAGGTGGAACAAGAGGACGCAGCAGATGCTGCACGGTTTACAG AGAGTCATTGCTAAGACCGGAGCAGAATCAATCAGCTTGCTGGAACTGTGCAGAAGTAACAACAAGAAACAAGCAGCTGCTAAGTTCTACAGCTTTCTCGTGCTGAAGAAACAGCAGGCGGTGGAGCTCAGGCAGGACGAGCCCTACAGTGACATCATCGCCACCCCTGGCCCCCGATTTCACATTATATAG